The genome window CATGAATAGCTCTGGCGCACCTTCCTAGTACCGGAAGCTCCTTAATCCACGCTAATGCGGTGCGCGCTGATGGTATCTCAGTAAGGGTAGGTAGCGCTGACAAGCTATCGTTAGAGCTCATCCGTAAAGACCTCCGCCTCCTGTAGCGAGAGGCCCTGTGCATCCTTGGCCGAAACGATCGGTGTTTCCTGTATCTGCCAATCGATCTTAAGGGTCGGATCGTTCCAGGCTAGGCAACGCTCGTGCTGCGCCGCATAGTACTCAGTTGTCTTGTAGAGAAAGTCCGCACTCTCTGAGAGCACTACGAAACCGTGCGCAAAGCCCTCTGGAATCCAGAGCTGCTTTTTATTTGCCTCCGAAAGAACCTCTCCCACCCATCTACCAAATGTTTGGGAGCCTTTACGCAGATCGACAACAACATCAAACACCTCTCCAGCTATAACACGCACTAACTTGCCCTGCGGCTCTTTAATCTGATAGTGCAACCCGCGCAGCACTCCCCTGACGGAGCGCGAATGATTATCTTGAACGAAGGAAACTCGCCGAGAGATTACCTCTTCAAACCTTTTATGGTTAAAGCTCTCAAAGAAAAATCCACGATCATCCCCAAAGAGCTTGGGCTCAATCATGACAATATCTGGTATTGCTAGGCGCTCGACCTTCATAGTGTCTATCCCTCTATTACTACCGACCACCGTAATTGGTGTCTAACCAGGTGCGGTAATCACCACTCGTTACGCTAGAGACCCAGGCGCTATTATCGAGATACCACTGGATAGTCTTACGAATACCGGTGTCGAAGGTCTCAGCGGGCCTCCAACCTAACTCACGCTCAAGTTTTGAGGCGTCGATAGCGTACCTGCGATCGTGTCCAGGTCGAT of Pseudomonadota bacterium contains these proteins:
- the rfbC gene encoding dTDP-4-dehydrorhamnose 3,5-epimerase — protein: MKVERLAIPDIVMIEPKLFGDDRGFFFESFNHKRFEEVISRRVSFVQDNHSRSVRGVLRGLHYQIKEPQGKLVRVIAGEVFDVVVDLRKGSQTFGRWVGEVLSEANKKQLWIPEGFAHGFVVLSESADFLYKTTEYYAAQHERCLAWNDPTLKIDWQIQETPIVSAKDAQGLSLQEAEVFTDEL